The Xenopus tropicalis strain Nigerian chromosome 2, UCB_Xtro_10.0, whole genome shotgun sequence genome window below encodes:
- the LOC116408621 gene encoding vomeronasal type-2 receptor 26-like, whose amino-acid sequence MDYCMKCPEDQWPNKRRDRCLQRLVEFLSYQDPLGAGLGGASIGLSACAITILGVFIKFRATPVVRANNTNISYTLLVSLCLSFLSCLLFIGQPKPLACMVRQAAFGLAFSIAESSILAKAVTVAVAFRATSPDSQLRRWVGPRLPIYIVIGCSVGQAVICLAWMVLSPPFPDYDIQSEKGKMILICNEGSAVLLYVEISYLGVLALLSFTVAFLVRNLPDRFNEAKYITFSMLVFLSVWVSFIPSYLSTKGKYMVAVEIFAILGSSTGLLACIFIPKMCLILLKRGLSSKVHVTGMDNK is encoded by the coding sequence ATGGACTATTGTATGAAATGCCCAGAGGACCAGTGGCCCAATAAGAGAAGGGATAGGTGCCTCCAAAGGTTGGTGGAATTTCTCTCCTACCAAGACCCACTGGGTGCAGGTTTGGGTGGGGCCTCCATTGGCCTTTCTGCTTGTGCAATAACAATACTGGGAGTTTTCATTAAATTCCGTGCAACGCCTGTTGTTAGAgccaataatacaaatataagctACACCCTCCtggtgtctctctgtctctcgtTCCTCTCGTGCCTGCTCTTTATAGGCCAACCTAAACCTCTCGCGTGCATGGTCAGacaagctgcctttgggttggcttTCTCCATTGCTGAATCCTCTATACTCGCTAAAGCCGTCACAGTTGCCGTTGCCTTCAGAGCTACATCCCCAGACAGCCAGCTGAGAAGGTGGGTTGGACCCAGACTGCCCATCTATATAGTCATTGGCTGCTCGGTGGGACAGGCAGTCATTTGCTTAGCATGGATGGTCCTCTCTCCACCATTCCCAGACTACGACATCCAATCAGAGAAAGGAAAGATGATCCTTATCTGCAATGAGGGATCAGCTGTTCTGCTTTATGTGGAGATTTCCTACCTGGGGGTTTTGGCTCTGTTGAGCTTCACTGTTGCGTTTCTTGTGAGGAACTTACCCGACCGCTTCAATGAGGCCAaatacatcactttcagcatgttgGTGTTCCTCAGCGTCTGGGTCTCTTTCATCCCCTCCTACCTGAGCACCAAAGGAAAATACATGGTGGccgtggagatatttgccatcctgGGTTCCAGCACAGGGTTACTGGCTTGTATATTTATACCCAAAATGTGTCTTATTCTACTGAAGAGAGGCCTCAGCTCTAAAGTACATGTCACGGGCATGGATAATAAATAA